The following are encoded together in the Kribbella voronezhensis genome:
- a CDS encoding PLP-dependent aminotransferase family protein codes for MSRVRTNFAAGELLVELRRDSSVPLHQQLEGGIRDRIRQGLLRADAVLPATRALAADLGLSRGVVVEAYQQLVAEGYLVSKTGGYTQVAPGAARIQTQPTIAVESGGAPRIDFKYSKPDVSQFPRAAWLRSMRKVLNETPHRRLAYLDGRGTAELREALADYLNRVRGTSARPENMLICNGFAQGSRLLLQVLVAAGYRRLAVEDPSDNELRDVATQAGLETVGVPVSETGLDVEALERSGADVVLVTAAHQFPTGAVASAQTRAALIAWATKHDALVIEDDYDAEYRYDREPIGAMQGLAPESIVYAGTASKTLAPGLRLGWLILPDRLVEPMSVAKVADDRGSPVFDQLTFADFVARGEFDRHLRRMRPRYRRLRDTLVGRLAERVPDLVPIGVSAGLHVMTWLPPDLTEAAVAKAALERGLGVYGLAPYWMEQAGPEGLVFGYGSLTEGEVVEGIDLLADAIDSLRS; via the coding sequence ATGAGCCGGGTCAGGACCAATTTCGCCGCCGGTGAGCTGCTGGTCGAGCTGCGGCGGGACTCGTCGGTGCCGTTGCATCAGCAGCTGGAAGGCGGCATCCGGGACCGGATCCGGCAGGGGCTGCTCCGGGCGGACGCGGTGCTGCCCGCGACCCGCGCGCTCGCCGCCGATCTCGGGCTGTCGCGCGGTGTGGTGGTCGAGGCCTATCAGCAACTGGTCGCCGAGGGGTATCTGGTCAGCAAGACCGGTGGATACACCCAGGTGGCGCCGGGCGCTGCGAGGATCCAGACGCAGCCGACGATCGCCGTGGAAAGCGGCGGAGCACCCAGGATCGACTTCAAGTACAGCAAGCCGGACGTCTCGCAGTTCCCGCGCGCCGCGTGGTTGCGGTCGATGCGCAAGGTGCTCAACGAGACCCCGCACCGGAGACTGGCCTACCTGGACGGCCGCGGTACCGCTGAGCTGCGCGAGGCCTTGGCCGACTACCTGAACCGGGTCCGCGGTACGTCGGCACGTCCGGAGAACATGCTGATCTGCAATGGCTTCGCGCAAGGCTCGCGCCTGCTGCTGCAGGTCCTGGTGGCCGCCGGCTATCGACGGCTGGCGGTCGAGGACCCGTCCGACAACGAGTTGCGCGACGTTGCGACGCAGGCCGGCCTGGAGACGGTCGGCGTACCGGTGTCGGAGACCGGCCTCGACGTGGAAGCCCTTGAGCGGTCGGGTGCGGACGTCGTACTGGTGACAGCGGCCCACCAGTTCCCGACCGGGGCGGTGGCGTCGGCGCAGACGCGGGCGGCCTTGATCGCCTGGGCCACCAAGCACGACGCCTTGGTCATCGAGGACGACTACGACGCGGAGTACCGGTACGACCGGGAGCCGATCGGCGCGATGCAGGGCCTGGCGCCGGAGTCGATCGTCTATGCCGGTACGGCGAGCAAGACCCTCGCGCCCGGGCTTCGGCTCGGGTGGCTGATCCTGCCCGACCGCCTGGTCGAGCCGATGTCGGTGGCCAAGGTGGCCGACGATCGCGGCTCGCCGGTGTTCGACCAGTTGACCTTCGCCGACTTCGTCGCGCGGGGCGAGTTCGACCGGCACCTGCGCCGGATGCGGCCGCGGTACCGCCGGCTGCGGGACACGCTGGTCGGCCGGCTCGCCGAGCGGGTGCCCGATCTGGTGCCGATCGGTGTGTCCGCCGGGCTGCACGTGATGACCTGGCTGCCGCCCGACCTCACCGAAGCCGCTGTGGCGAAGGCGGCCTTGGAGCGCGGCCTCGGCGTCTACGGCCTGGCGCCGTACTGGATGGAGCAGGCCGGACCCGAAGGGCTGGTCTTCGGCTACGGCAGCCTGACCGAGGGGGAAGTTGTCGAGGGCATCGACCTGCTCGCCGACGCCATCGACTCGCTGCGGTCGTAG
- a CDS encoding oxidoreductase yields the protein MTRTWLVTGSSRGLGRELTQAVLAAGDRVVATARKPEQLDDLVHKYGDAIRAVALDVTDAAAARAAVQTALDEFGGLDVVANNAGYANSAPIEDTDEADFRAQVETNLFGVVNVTKAALPVFRTQRGGHFLQFSSIGGRVGGTPGMGAYQTAKFAVEGFSEVLANEVRPFGVKVTIIEPGAFRTDWGGSSMALAEVREDYDSTVGELHRYRVAADGKQPGDPAKAAQAVLEIVGLDNPPLRLLLGKDALEHADRASRSRAAEAAEWAQLTTSTDYE from the coding sequence ATGACCAGGACCTGGCTCGTCACCGGAAGCTCCCGCGGCCTCGGCCGCGAACTCACCCAGGCCGTGCTGGCCGCCGGGGATCGGGTGGTCGCCACCGCCCGCAAACCCGAGCAGCTCGACGACCTGGTCCACAAGTACGGCGACGCGATCCGCGCGGTGGCACTCGACGTCACCGACGCGGCGGCCGCGCGCGCCGCCGTACAGACTGCACTCGACGAGTTCGGCGGGCTCGACGTCGTGGCCAACAACGCCGGCTACGCGAACAGTGCGCCGATCGAAGACACCGACGAGGCCGACTTCCGGGCTCAGGTGGAGACCAATTTGTTCGGCGTCGTGAACGTGACCAAGGCGGCGCTGCCGGTCTTCCGGACTCAGCGCGGCGGACACTTCCTGCAGTTCTCGTCGATCGGCGGCCGCGTCGGCGGGACGCCGGGGATGGGCGCCTACCAGACCGCCAAGTTCGCCGTCGAGGGCTTCTCCGAGGTGCTCGCGAACGAGGTCCGGCCGTTCGGGGTGAAAGTGACAATCATCGAGCCGGGAGCGTTCCGCACCGATTGGGGTGGCTCGTCCATGGCGCTCGCCGAAGTCCGCGAGGACTACGACTCCACGGTCGGCGAACTGCACCGCTACCGGGTCGCTGCGGACGGCAAGCAGCCAGGCGATCCGGCCAAGGCGGCCCAGGCCGTTCTCGAGATCGTCGGGCTCGACAATCCTCCCCTGCGTCTACTGCTGGGCAAGGACGCGCTCGAGCATGCCGACCGCGCTTCGCGATCCCGCGCCGCCGAAGCCGCCGAGTGGGCGCAGCTGACCACCTCGACCGACTACGAGTGA
- a CDS encoding TetR family transcriptional regulator, with protein sequence MQRNADRTRSRILEAATDEFAALGIAGARVNRIAEVAGCNKAMLYAYYGNKDQLFDAVFTAYVEAYLDQVGFDADDLPAYAGRVFDYFEEHPHHLRLAVWYRLERPESTRLEAVVAVNASRLAELEKARRAGRVRSDFKPVELLSLVQSIATSWSSMNPEFSAAAPVSRVRRRRAVVAAVAKLLDR encoded by the coding sequence ATGCAGCGCAATGCCGATCGGACCAGAAGCCGGATCCTCGAAGCCGCCACCGACGAGTTCGCCGCGCTCGGCATCGCCGGGGCCCGGGTGAACCGGATCGCCGAGGTCGCCGGGTGCAACAAGGCGATGCTGTACGCGTACTACGGCAACAAGGATCAGCTCTTCGACGCGGTCTTCACGGCGTACGTCGAGGCGTATCTGGACCAGGTCGGCTTCGACGCGGACGACCTGCCGGCGTACGCCGGGCGCGTGTTCGACTACTTCGAGGAGCACCCGCACCACCTGCGGCTGGCGGTCTGGTACCGGTTGGAGCGGCCGGAGAGCACGCGACTGGAAGCGGTAGTGGCGGTGAACGCGAGCCGGCTGGCCGAATTGGAGAAGGCTCGGCGGGCGGGGCGGGTCCGTTCGGACTTCAAGCCGGTGGAACTGCTGTCGCTGGTGCAGTCGATCGCCACCAGCTGGTCGTCGATGAATCCTGAATTCTCCGCCGCGGCGCCGGTTTCGCGCGTGCGCCGACGGCGTGCGGTGGTGGCGGCGGTGGCGAAGCTGCTCGATCGGTGA